A single region of the Gasterosteus aculeatus chromosome 1, fGasAcu3.hap1.1, whole genome shotgun sequence genome encodes:
- the LOC144397032 gene encoding uncharacterized protein LOC144397032 — MDQNEAKQMVEGVLRANPKGEEVFNEYDKTKTLINTSKQMVNILVADMIELHGRVPPSSVRTNYALGIVTLFPYLRDPFSKLGYEHYYDPEGNTGFISRRIKTVQRNTFAGLRGRSKTVLQDGPKTRRESLSTCQQLFGEECKEAISTIRHSSNESVVKEKMRATFQYRQKMVGDDASSSFLDVFPRFLDVPGLIDQDFSMMFGDEVSQKFLSKWSTFFKPNITDCKTAKNMNELLSATESESEDNNGWDSDLSSILLLLHLLPPTSRGQKKTTKISSAQATSRLVRYLKEGASIPTFLESVDANNRSSFASVSKRRISKGSILLSTENHSRARHTHQWQL, encoded by the exons ATGGACCAGAATGAAGCAAAACAG ATGGTTGAGGGTGTTCTGAGGGCCAATCCAAAGGGTGAAGAAGTCTTCAATGAGTATGATAAGACTAAAACACTAATAAACACTAGTAAACAAATGGTGAACATCCTGGTTGCAGATATGATAGAGCTACATGG GAGGGTTCCACCGTCAAGTGTAAGGACCAATTATGCACTGGGAATTGTGACTCTTTTTCCATACCTCCGTGATCCATTCTCCAAACTTGGATAT gaacactaCTATGATCCTGAGGGTAATACTGGCTTCATTTCACGGAGGATCAAGACGGTTCAACGCAACACCTTTGCTGGCTTGCGGGGTCGTTCCAAGACCGTTCTTCAGGATGGTCCAAAAACCAGGCGAGAATCTCTATCAACCTGCCAACAGCTATTTGGTGAGGAGTGCAAGGAGGCGATATCTACAATAAGACATTCCAGCAATGAATCTGTGGTCAAAGAGAAGATGAGAGCGACTTTCCAGTATCGACAGAAGATGGTTGGGGATGATGCATCATCTTCATTCCTGGATGTGTTCCCTCGTTTTCTTGATGTACCTGGATTG ATCGACCAGGATTTCTCAATGATGTTTGGTGACGAAGTGTCTCAGAAGTTCCTGTCCAAGTGGTCAACTTTCTTCAAGCCAAACATCACAGACTGCAAGACTGCAAAGAATATGAATGAGTTGCTGTCAGCAACTGAATCTGAGTCTGAAGATAACAATG GATGGGACAGTGATCTGTCTTCAATCCTTTTGCTGCTGCATCTACTCCCTCCAACTTCAAGGGGCCAGAAAAAAACTACCAAGATCAGTTCAGCTCAAGCAACCAGCCGTCTTGTTAGATATCTTAAG GAAGGAGCCAGTATTCCTACCTTCCTTGAGAGTGTCGACGCAAACAACCGTTCCTCCTTTGCATCGGTGAGCAAAAGAAGAATATCCAAAGGTTCTATCTTATTATCGACCGAAAACCACTCCCGTGCAAGGCACACACATCAGTGGCAGCTTTAG